The stretch of DNA AATTCGTTCTTCAAGCTACCCCAGAAGCTCTCCATAGGCGCGTTGTCGTAGCAGTTCCCCTTGCGCGACATGGAGGCCGTCATGCCGAACTGCTCGAGCAGTTTGCGATAGTCATCTGCGCAGTACTGGCTGCCGCGATCCGAATGGAGAATCAGGCCTGGCGCTGGCCGCTTGTTGCGTACTGCTCGCCAGAGCGCCTGCGCCGTCAACTCCTGGGTCATCCTGGCCCCGAGCGCATAGCCCACCATCTCGCACGTAAAAATGTCCTTGATACCCGCCAGGTAGAGCCAGCCTTCGTCGGTGGCGACGTACGTGATGTCGCTCACCCAGGCTTCATTTGGCTCCGTCGGCGCGAAGGTCTGTTCCAACAGATTCGGTGCGACCGGGTAGGCGTGTTTCGAGTTTGTCGTTGCCTTGAATCTGCGCTTTTGCTTGCAGCACAGGCCAAGCTCTCGCCGCAGCCGCACGATCCGATCACGTCCCGCCTCGAAGCCTTGCGCAGCCAGTTCCGGCTGCAAGCGCAACGGTCCATAGGTCTGACGAGTTTGAACATGAGCAGCCTTGATGGCGATCTTCAGCTTCTCGTCGTTCTGCGCACGCTGCGATGCGGGACGATCCAGCGCTGCGTAATAGCCGCTGCGCGACACGTCAAAGACACGGCACAACAGGCCAAGCGGGTACTCGAGTCGCATCGATTTTATGAACGCGTACCGGGCAGCGACTCCCTGGCAAAGTACGCGGTGGCCTTTTTTAGCACTTCCTTTTCCATCCGCTCCACGGCCAGTTCTTTACGCAGCTTTGCCAACTCGGCTTCTAGTTCCACGACGCTTCGGCTGCCTGGTGGTGCCGCCGGGTCTGTGCTGCGCTTCGCCGCGCTCACCCAGTTGGCCAGCGTCCCTTTCGGCACTCCGATCCGCTGGGCAGCCTGTTCCTGCGACAAGCCCTGTTCCAGCACCAGCTTGACGGCTTCGGTCCTGAACTCAGGTGTGTATGTCTTCAATTTCATGTGTTCGCTCCTTCCGATAATTTTATCAATCGGAAGTGTCCGAAAAAGTCAGCGTACCTCATGAATACGGGAGTGTGTGGTGAGTAGATGGGCACTACTTGTAACAGTGAGCGGTAAAAGTGCGTCTTATTAATCCTTTACATTCCTGAGACACCTGTATTCTTGGAGCATTGACACATTGCGAGTAGGCTATGGAAATAGGCAAAGCAAACGGGCGGGAGAACGACCTTTTCTGGGAGAAGTCACTGAGCATTTATGCAAGACAGCTGGAACTTATTGCGTCTAATATAGCCAATGCCGACACGCCAAATTACAAAGCACGCGACCTCGACTTCAAGTCTGCATTGAGCCAGGCGATGGCGTCGTCTGAAGCAGAACTGCAGAGCAGTCACAGGTCTCGCACACTTCATCCAAATGATCCGTTCCCAACTCTGTATCGCGTCCCATCCCAGGGAAGCGTGGACAATAATACGGTGGACATGGACGTAGAACGGG from Massilia varians encodes:
- a CDS encoding IS3 family transposase (programmed frameshift), which gives rise to MKLKTYTPEFRTEAVKLVLEQGLSQEQAAQRIGVPKGTLANWVSAAKRSTDPAAPPGSRSVVELEAELAKLRKELAVERMEKEVLKKATAYFGQGVAARYAFIKSMRLEYPLGLLCRVFDVSRSGYYAALDRPASQRAQNDEKLKIAIKAAHVQTRQTYGPLRLQPELAAQGFEAGRDRIVRLRRELGLCCKQKRRFKATTNSKHAYPVAPNLLEQTFAPTEPNEAWVSDITYVATDEGWLYLAGIKDIFTCEMVGYALGARMTQELTAQALWRAVRNKRPAPGLILHSDRGSQYCADDYRKLLEQFGMTASMSRKGNCYDNAPMESFWGSLKNELIHHQRYATRAEAESAITEYIEIFYNRQRRHSRLGYLSPASFAEEFSRQQLAA
- the flgB gene encoding flagellar basal body rod protein FlgB; amino-acid sequence: MEIGKANGRENDLFWEKSLSIYARQLELIASNIANADTPNYKARDLDFKSALSQAMASSEAELQSSHRSRTLHPNDPFPTLYRVPSQGSVDNNTVDMDVERAAFADTAVRYELAIQKLSHEYKEMEELFRTTPY